Within Rhododendron vialii isolate Sample 1 chromosome 12a, ASM3025357v1, the genomic segment AGCACCGGATCCTCGTCTCCGGCGATGTCGCCGCTGCACCCCAACGCCCGGCCACCGAACGGCGTCTCCACTGTCAGGCGGACTCAAAACGTCGCCGCCAAGGCCGCCGCGCAGCGCCTGGCGCGGGTCATGGCTTCCCAGACTGCCGAGGACGACGAAGACGACGACGACCTAGGGTTCCAATTCGGCGAAACTCCGCTACTCAGTAACAGCAGTCGTACGCGTCCTAGTACTAATACATCTCCGTCACCTGCGGTAATGTTATCCTCCAGTTCTCTGTTTTGCAGTTTAGTTGGTATCCAAAATTTATTAAGGttgcaaacgagctgagctgAGCCTTGAagtgttcaagctcggctcattcaaAACTAGCCCAGTTCGGGCTccgctcgagctcgagtccgaGTCCCACCCTAAATAATCTAagttcgagctcagctcgttagcCCGAGTCCGAGTCCCACCCTAAATAATCTaagttcgagctcggctcgtttagtatcGAGGTGTTTGAGCTTGAATCGCTTAATAAAGGAGCCTCTATAAACGAGTCTGAGTTACAACTGACTTGAGAAGAGCTTAaaactcgactcgtttactaacGAAACGAACTGAGCACATAACGAGAGCCGAGCCTTGAGCAGCTTGGTTCTTTTCACCAGCCCTAGATCCAATTCAATTGGATTGTTATGATTGTGATGATAGTTAGCCAGTGTGAAGTTTAACCGAGAGCGTCTTAGTCTTTTTGTTGAGTGtgttttggaaactttgtaTCCATCTtctggatataaagttttcataGAGTATCAGAGTGCGTCCATTCCACAGCACATGTAAGAATTCACAATCCATACCCCACAATGACAAGCACAATAAGACTGCATGtcctatgtagcaccgacacctctagaggtcgaggtaTCGCCGTGTCTGACACGGGGACACAGGGACACGGCTAGATACGTGTCCGACATgtcacgtggcgtgtccaattaCTTAGGTTAATTTTTCAAGGGGACACGACAGGAACGCATACGGGGACACTACGTTTGTAAGTGtatctttttaaacttttagggGTAACTATGTTATTACTGAAATATTTTGGGTTTAAGTGTAAGTTAACCTATAAAAACAAGTCCTAAAGAGAAGAAACCCTAACATCATATTCCTCCCATCCATTTCGTTTTGTTTACGTTTTGCAATTTAAAATtggggaatatatatatatatatatatatatatatatatatatgtagagtccccttcttataaggactaccttattttaataaaatgcagacctccctttcccgatcgaatttcgatgatccgagctgctcaatgtgttcaaaacgtgattttaagggtacccgcgagaaatcagcaaaaaaaacagaccgggaagggcttcatccgagcagtttttgtttgttttttatctaacggttcaaataaaaactgctcaaatcaagcccttcccggtcattttttttgccgatttcttacgggtacccttaaaatcatgttctgaacacattgagcgactcggatcatcgaaatccgatcgagaaaggcgagaaatgggaggtccgcatataaggtcctcattttaaggtccttacctgaagatgtctgtatatatgtatatgtatatacatatatacacacatttatgtatatatatacacgtggTTTGTCCTCCGCTGTGTCCATAttcctatttttttagaattttcgtgtctgtgtgtgtgtgtccgtatccgtgtctATGCTACATAGATGCACAATGATAGACCCAAAAAGAGGCTAAACATGACATACACCAAACGCGTCTACACGAGTGGATGTTAAGAAATAAAATCCTACATTGCTTTCGAATAGAATGTGAGATCACTTAATATAATGTTGGGATCTCTCCACCAAATAGCTCAAGCTTTTaaatgagttggtggttaataaTCTAGTACTGTGATCAAGAGGTTTGATTTTTGGACGCTAGAGGAGCTCGGAATTCATTTGTTGTTGCCCGCTTCTTATGGTTACAACTAGTTCATTAGGTTGAACCTGGCAATAACATCCAAAAAATACACCGTCCAAGCTCGTACACTAGTTCTGTATTACTAGCCGAATTATTGACGAATGAGGGACAAGCTCTAACGCTTCTAGACTTGCTTGCACATAGACAGATAAGCAAATGATTCACAGCATAGGGACCACAACAAAGTACACTTATTACACAGCCACTGGTGGAATCGATAAGATAAGCTTGCACAAAAGCTCTAACTCTGATAACATGTTGAAGCCTCAGAGTCAAAACTAATTAGTGATCCTTGGAGAAGCCAGCCGTGCTCATATGTAGGTGATACTTGCACCAAAATCTTTTAGTTAATACCTTATggttattatttcttttactttggGTGTCTGATTCACTATTGATTTACTGAATATATCAATAATTTGGTTATTTTGCTTATGTGGATAGttcatttattgttttgggTACCCTGTGATTAAAAAACCAACTGTAGTTACTAATTGATTTTGTTCATTCTCTATTTAACCACTATCTTCAACAAACTGGTTAATAACAGACGAATGTATGCTATTTAACTTTGGTTTTAATTCTGAAGGCTAATGGGGTATTCTCGTGTGTAGTTAGGTCAGAGCTTTATGGAGCATTCAGTTCATTCCACGTCAGCAGGCAGACCATCAATCTCAGTTCGTTCAATGACATTAGTGCCGCATAGTCGAGGATCACTAAGAACTGCGGTTTCCCTTCCACCAATGGACCCTCCTAGTAGCAGACTAAGAGAAAAGAGGTAACAGCTCTTCTTACATTTCTTGTTCTGTTATTTGTCCTTGCTGATCTTATTTTATGGGTTgtgtttttataaaaatagcATGTTAACTGTAATGTATAGAGTTTAAAACTTATGCACTTCAAActtcttttgtttgttctttttatcttttgtgtgtttttgttttttgtccaGAACTTGGCACGGTTGGACTTTGGCACTTTCTGTTAAACATGTTATATGGGGTACACTCTCTCTAACTtatccacaaaaaaaaaggcagGGGGTACAGCCTCTGTACTAATAACAGTTGACACACTTATGTCTAGTTTTACCATAATTTTGACATGGCTTTTCTGCAATATAATGACcacatttcaaatttgtatcATACAACTTCGACATTGTAGAAAAACTTGGTAACTAGATTTAGACTTGTCAAAGTTTCGATGTGTCTATCTATGGCTGCTGAAGATGGTGGTTCAATAGGTGGAGATTGCCACTTCCTTTTTAGGTTGTTTATCACTTAGTTGCTGATGTGTGATGTTTGAGGCAGATTTAAGCTATTCAATACATTTCCTGGGTACTTATAGTATCGCAGCCTTCCAACCAATATGTGGCTTAACTCTTTCCATGTGAGTGTGGAGGAGGATCGACTTTCAACTTGCATCAGTCTTTTGCTTGCACCAATGATATTTTCTTTATGCCATGTTGTAGATTTACATCAAATGCTGAACGGCTGTACTCAAAAGATGCAGGAAATCAGCGGGAGGCTTCTGCGCTTAGAGACGAAGTATGAATATGCTCATTTGTCACCCATTAGTTTTTAAGTCTTCTTGGCTTGTATCTAACCTCTGAAATAGAGTGGTATAGTCCATTTCTGGGAGATAGAAAGTCTTTATtaaatgttttgtttgtcttgaTAAGTAGGCAATATAAGATCTTTATTCATCTTGGGTGTGTTTGAATTAGATTGGGTTTCGTTTGAGAGGTAATTCATGCATCCTAATATGAAGACATCTTGTCGGATTGCAGCTTGATATGCTACAGGAGGAGAATGAGATTATCCTGGATAAGGTGAGCTTCCCACCTCCAAAATAATAGATAAACGTGGGAATGAATGACTGCAATTAGCAGTGTGAATAGAATTTTTTATGTGAAAGTTCTCAAAGTTGTGCTTGATTTTGATCTGCAGCTTCGGCGCGTGGATGAAAAGCGTGAAGAAGCAGAGGCCAGAGCTAGGGAGCTAGAGAAACAAGTACATAAACTCATTTAGCTAGTAATATTCAAGTTTTCATGTTTTGTGTattgcttatatttttttaatattgccCACATTTGGTAATGTAGATTTATTGGATACTTTGTTAATTTCTCTTTTCTCGTAACAAATAAAACAAGCCGTTCATCTCCATGGTAAGCTTAAAAGTTCGGGTCTCTACGGAGATACCATGTGCATGTTTGACAACTATAGTTTGTAGACACACCAAGAATGCATGTACGGCACCTCACTGATGTCCACATGGTTGGAAAAATGTATGTAGTTTTTCAAACACTTTGCCGTTTCGTCTCAGGTACTAACCTAATACAGGCCCTGTGTAACATAAACAAATATGTTGTAAACAAGATGAGTGGACCCAGAAGATCCCAATTGGGGTTCTCTTTCTAGTGAAAATTTGCTGTTGCTCACCTGTCCCTATCTGTGTACTTAGCCAGGATCACATTTTAATGCTTCAGCTGGTTCCCTTTCATACTtcgtcatcatcatcttctcttctttttctttttttttttctttttatttatttatagagaTTCATCATTCTGACCTGCAGTTCTAATTTGGAGCTACCAATTATTATTCAGATTATTGTGCTGGCATACTGACTATCGTGCAACTGCTACCTATTTATGTTTTCATGTGTGGAAAACTGATTTCTGAATTGCTGTCTTAGTGATTTAATACTTCTGCACCACTCACTCTTGAACCTGTCATACAGTtgtctttcctttcttttcacaACTTCCCAAAGATCCTTAGTAATGCGTTGCCATTATTTACATTCTGAAAGGTTGCTGCTCTTGGAGAAGGTGTATCATTGGAAGCTAAATTATTGAGCAGGTAACTTGGGTCGCTCACCTATGTCACTCCTCTGCTTGACATTCAGAGTATGATATGTCATGTAATTATTTCAGGAAGGAAGCAGCATTGCGTCAAAGAGAGGTGAGTGTGAGCTACATCATACCAACATCGGCAATGGTCGGGCAGTTTGTTATATGTCTTCTTTATGTTGGGGCTGAGGAATCGGTTGCGTTGCGATTACTTATTCCAACAATGGCTTGGGGATACAATTCAAGTATTTACAGTTATTTGCTCCGACTGTGCTAAGTTTCTGGTTGGTTCTCTATAATGGCGGAGTGCTTATTTGCTTTGTGCCGAAGTAATTTTCTTCTCAGAGGCTTCCCTTAGCCTGCATGAAATTTTCCATGACAGGCTGCTCTAAAagctgcaaaacaaacaaaggatGGGAGAGACGGGGAAATTGCTGCACTTCGTGGAGAAATTGAGGTAATGTAAGCTAATAGTTCACTAAGTTCAACTGCttcttcacatttttttttttcaattttaattgcATGCTTTTGatcattttcccatttctttgatttgtttgaATCAGAACTTAAAAAATGCTGCTGCAAAGGCTTTAGAACAGTTTGGTGAAGCAGAATCTGAAGCAAAAGCTCTCCACATAATGACCCAGAGAATGATTTTGACTCGCGAAGAGATGGTTGTCATTCAATGCAAGATTTATGACTGGCTCTCTgcctctctctttttgttttcctgatTATTGGTTACCTTTTGGATTATACATTTAGGAGGAGGTTGTTTTGAAGAGGTGTTGGCTTGCTTGGTACTGGGGCTTGGCTGTTCAGCATGGTAATTTACATGCTGTAATTTCTTCTTTGCAAGTCTGAAATAGTGGCAAATTAGTTGTTGCCTCACATGATTTCTCATGTTTTACCTCGCATTTAAATGTTAAAAGCAATATTGGAGTTTGAAATCAAATGTTCAGTCTCTCAGATATAATTGCCTGTTTTACAAaatattt encodes:
- the LOC131312012 gene encoding coiled-coil domain-containing protein SCD2-like isoform X5, with the translated sequence MEHSVHSTSAGRPSISVRSMTLVPHSRGSLRTAVSLPPMDPPSSRLREKRTWHGWTLALSVKHVIWDLSYSIHFLGTYSIAAFQPICGLTLSIFTSNAERLYSKDAGNQREASALRDELDMLQEENEIILDKLRRVDEKREEAEARARELEKQVAALGEGVSLEAKLLSRKEAALRQREAALKAAKQTKDGRDGEIAALRGEIENLKNAAAKALEQFGEAESEAKALHIMTQRMILTREEMEEVVLKRCWLAWYWGLAVQHGICVELAVSKHEHWSSLAPLPFEVVFSAGQKAKEESRNNGAGNDSDRRSKLMCDLNDLTGEGNIESMLSVEMGLRELASLKVEDAVVLAFGQQRRPNLVRQFSSDPKSSVDLKSMEAFELSSEELQDVSFKQAWLIYFWRRAKTHGVEEDIAEDRLQFWISRSGQSPTSHDAVDVGRGMTELRKLGIEQQLWEALRKEIDQPSLA
- the LOC131312012 gene encoding coiled-coil domain-containing protein SCD2-like isoform X4 — translated: MDRSRTGSPVHTRQWSGSSTGSSSPAMSPLHPNARPPNGVSTVRRTQNVAAKAAAQRLARVMASQTAEDDEDDDDLGFQFGETPLLSNSSRTRPSTNTSPSPALGQSFMEHSVHSTSAGRPSISVRSMTLVPHSRGSLRTAVSLPPMDPPSSRLREKRFTSNAERLYSKDAGNQREASALRDELDMLQEENEIILDKLRRVDEKREEAEARARELEKQVAALGEGVSLEAKLLSRKEAALRQREAALKAAKQTKDGRDGEIAALRGEIENLKNAAAKALEQFGEAESEAKALHIMTQRMILTREEMEEVVLKRCWLAWYWGLAVQHGICVELAVSKHEHWSSLAPLPFEVVFSAGQKAKEESRNNGAGNDSDRRSKLMCDLNDLTGEGNIESMLSVEMGLRELASLKVEDAVVLAFGQQRRPNLVRQFSSDPKSSVDLKSMEAFELSSEELQDVSFKQAWLIYFWRRAKTHGVEEDIAEDRLQFWISRSGQSPTSHDAVDVGRGMTELRKLGIEQQLWEALRKEIDQPSLA
- the LOC131312012 gene encoding coiled-coil domain-containing protein SCD2-like isoform X1, with the protein product MDRSRTGSPVHTRQWSGSSTGSSSPAMSPLHPNARPPNGVSTVRRTQNVAAKAAAQRLARVMASQTAEDDEDDDDLGFQFGETPLLSNSSRTRPSTNTSPSPALGQSFMEHSVHSTSAGRPSISVRSMTLVPHSRGSLRTAVSLPPMDPPSSRLREKRTWHGWTLALSVKHVIWDLSYSIHFLGTYSIAAFQPICGLTLSIFTSNAERLYSKDAGNQREASALRDELDMLQEENEIILDKLRRVDEKREEAEARARELEKQVAALGEGVSLEAKLLSRKEAALRQREAALKAAKQTKDGRDGEIAALRGEIENLKNAAAKALEQFGEAESEAKALHIMTQRMILTREEMEEVVLKRCWLAWYWGLAVQHGICVELAVSKHEHWSSLAPLPFEVVFSAGQKAKEESRNNGAGNDSDRRSKLMCDLNDLTGEGNIESMLSVEMGLRELASLKVEDAVVLAFGQQRRPNLVRQFSSDPKSSVDLKSMEAFELSSEELQDVSFKQAWLIYFWRRAKTHGVEEDIAEDRLQFWISRSGQSPTSHDAVDVGRGMTELRKLGIEQQLWEALRKEIDQPSLA
- the LOC131312012 gene encoding coiled-coil domain-containing protein SCD2-like isoform X2 — its product is MDRSRTGSPVHTRQWSGSSTGSSSPAMSPLHPNARPPNGVSTVRRTQNVAAKAAAQRLARVMASQTAEDDEDDDDLGFQFGETPLLSNSSRTRPSTNTSPSPALGQSFMEHSVHSTSAGRPSISVRSMTLVPHSRGSLRTAVSLPPMDPPSSRLREKRTWHGWTLALSVKHVIWDLSYSIHFLGTYSIAAFQPICGLTLSIFTSNAERLYSKDAGNQREASALRDELDMLQEENEIILDKLRRVDEKREEAEARARELEKQVAALGEGVSLEAKLLSRKEAALRQREAALKAAKQTKDGRDGEIAALRGEIENLKNAAAKALEQFGEAESEAKALHIMTQRMILTREEMEEVVLKRCWLAWYWGLAVQHGICVELAVSKHEHWSSLAPLPFEVVFSAGQKAKEESRNNGNDSDRRSKLMCDLNDLTGEGNIESMLSVEMGLRELASLKVEDAVVLAFGQQRRPNLVRQFSSDPKSSVDLKSMEAFELSSEELQDVSFKQAWLIYFWRRAKTHGVEEDIAEDRLQFWISRSGQSPTSHDAVDVGRGMTELRKLGIEQQLWEALRKEIDQPSLA
- the LOC131312012 gene encoding coiled-coil domain-containing protein SCD2-like isoform X3, with protein sequence MDRSRTGSPVHTRQWSGSSTGSSSPAMSPLHPNARPPNGVSTVRRTQNVAAKAAAQRLARVMASQTAEDDEDDDDLGFQFGETPLLSNSSRTRPSTNTSPSPALGQSFMEHSVHSTSAGRPSISVRSMTLVPHSRGSLRTAVSLPPMDPPSSRLREKRTWHGWTLALSVKHVIWDLSYSIHFLGTYSIAAFQPICGLTLSIFTSNAERLYSKDAGNQREASALRDELDMLQEENEIILDKLRRVDEKREEAEARARELEKQVAALGEGVSLEAKLLSRKEAALRQREAALKAAKQTKDGRDGEIAALRGEIENLKNAAAKALEQFGEAESEAKALHIMTQRMILTREEMEEVVLKRCWLAWYWGLAVQHGICVELAVSKHEHWSSLAPLPFEVVFSAGQKAKEESRNNGAGNDSDRRSKLMCDLNDLTGEGNIESMLSVEMGLRELASLKVEDAVVLAFGQQRRPNLVRQFSSELSSEELQDVSFKQAWLIYFWRRAKTHGVEEDIAEDRLQFWISRSGQSPTSHDAVDVGRGMTELRKLGIEQQLWEALRKEIDQPSLA